Proteins from one Leptonema illini DSM 21528 genomic window:
- a CDS encoding MgtC/SapB family protein — translation MDPIPHYIAAAKLALSLLLGAAVGLNREYKRKPAGIRTHVLISVGATLFMLVSVHVPNMLGGENGDLTRIAAQVVSGVGFLGAGVIMRQGLNVKGLNTAASIWIVAAIGLSVGAGMYVISVLTTLAALFTLIILDWVEKRFFSGDRQKLLLLSLKSARFDIDDLNAILAAHGIETSDVDLVRSLQKKETHVRMLIGLPREVRIETLTRELGKLKDVVKIGFENREF, via the coding sequence ATGGATCCAATCCCCCATTACATTGCTGCAGCGAAACTCGCTCTCAGTCTGCTACTCGGTGCTGCCGTCGGCCTGAACCGGGAATACAAAAGGAAGCCGGCTGGCATTCGAACACATGTGCTGATCAGCGTCGGCGCTACGCTGTTCATGCTGGTAAGCGTCCATGTGCCGAATATGCTGGGCGGCGAAAACGGCGACCTCACCCGTATCGCCGCTCAGGTCGTTTCAGGCGTCGGCTTCTTGGGCGCCGGCGTTATCATGCGGCAGGGGTTGAACGTTAAGGGATTGAACACCGCCGCCTCCATCTGGATCGTCGCGGCCATCGGGCTTTCCGTCGGCGCGGGCATGTACGTGATCTCGGTGCTCACAACGCTGGCCGCTCTATTTACTCTCATCATCCTTGATTGGGTCGAGAAGCGTTTCTTTTCCGGGGATCGTCAGAAGCTTCTTCTGCTGTCATTGAAAAGCGCACGTTTCGATATCGACGACCTGAACGCCATTCTTGCAGCGCATGGCATCGAAACGTCAGATGTCGATCTCGTACGCTCTTTGCAGAAGAAAGAAACGCATGTGCGTATGCTCATCGGCCTCCCGCGTGAAGTGCGTATCGAAACGTTAACCAGAGAACTCGGCAAGCTGAAAGACGTCGTCAAAATCGGTTTTGAGAACAGGGAATTCTAA
- a CDS encoding ABC transporter ATP-binding protein, translated as MEKSFDGEKILDGINLEIQPGEFFSILGPSGCGKTTLLRLIAGFVEPDKGEILLGNQRINGMPPNRRNVNTIFQSYALFPHLTVFENVAFPLRVKKLPKEQIEEEVMRHLAMVKLERQRDRRPHQISGGQKQRVAIARALVNHPEVLLLDEPLSALDAKLRHHMLMELDAIHDQVGITFIFITHDQQEALSVSDRIAVMDEGRILQIGTPAEIYESPATAFVADFIGETNLIEGTVKEVKTQGSVPTGVMQSDLFGSIVFQMDKPCLPGDRVTITLRPEKVRISRSRPELVNPNHNVLEGTVEDLIYSGFQTRFFVAVSAASGGRPDSEVRRSDDTESSEEEETAGDGMHDEELLEEGMSLIQTQNRIRVYRQHVEYVESNELIKWKEKVFLFWNCEDAYLVEVEHAGS; from the coding sequence GTGGAAAAAAGCTTTGATGGCGAGAAGATTCTTGATGGTATAAATCTGGAGATTCAGCCGGGCGAGTTCTTCTCGATTCTTGGCCCGTCGGGCTGCGGAAAGACGACTCTGCTGCGCCTTATTGCAGGCTTTGTCGAACCCGATAAAGGCGAGATTCTGCTCGGCAACCAGCGCATCAATGGCATGCCGCCGAACCGGCGCAACGTTAACACGATCTTTCAGAGCTATGCGCTCTTCCCGCACCTGACCGTTTTCGAGAACGTCGCCTTTCCTCTTCGTGTAAAAAAGCTTCCGAAAGAGCAGATCGAAGAAGAGGTGATGCGTCATCTGGCGATGGTAAAGCTGGAACGGCAGCGCGACAGACGTCCGCATCAGATTTCGGGCGGGCAGAAGCAGCGTGTCGCCATCGCACGTGCTCTTGTCAATCATCCGGAAGTGCTTCTTCTCGACGAGCCGTTAAGCGCTCTCGACGCGAAACTGCGGCATCACATGCTGATGGAGCTCGACGCCATCCACGATCAGGTGGGCATCACATTCATTTTTATCACGCATGATCAACAGGAGGCTCTTTCCGTCTCGGATCGCATCGCCGTCATGGACGAAGGGCGCATTCTTCAGATCGGTACGCCGGCAGAGATTTACGAAAGCCCGGCTACTGCCTTTGTCGCCGATTTCATCGGTGAGACGAATCTGATCGAAGGGACGGTGAAAGAGGTCAAGACGCAGGGATCGGTACCGACGGGCGTTATGCAGAGCGATCTTTTCGGTTCGATCGTGTTTCAGATGGATAAACCGTGCCTTCCCGGCGATCGCGTCACGATCACCCTGCGCCCCGAAAAGGTGCGCATCTCGCGCAGTCGTCCGGAGCTTGTGAATCCGAATCATAACGTTCTCGAAGGTACGGTTGAAGATCTGATCTACTCGGGCTTCCAGACCCGCTTCTTTGTCGCCGTCAGCGCCGCTTCAGGTGGGCGCCCCGATAGCGAGGTGCGGCGAAGCGATGACACGGAATCATCCGAAGAGGAAGAGACGGCCGGTGACGGAATGCATGATGAAGAGCTGCTTGAAGAGGGCATGTCGCTGATTCAGACGCAGAACCGCATCCGTGTGTACAGGCAGCATGTCGAGTACGTCGAATCAAATGAGCTCATCAAATGGAAGGAAAAGGTATTTCTTTTCTGGAACTGCGAAGATGCCTACCTTGTGGAGGTCGAGCATGCAGGATCGTAA
- a CDS encoding ABC transporter permease encodes MERKRLSPVVFGLTMLFFYLPLVLMMLFSFNEAKTMIWQAFSFRWYEELFMNSDMLWRAFGFSVLIAVASSTLACALGTAGAVALHWYDFRGRRYLKFVTYLPLIIPDIIMGVSLLIFFAAVHFNLGLQTIFIAHTTFSVPFVLFILLARLEEFDDSVIEASRDLGAGEFYTLRRVIIPMLLPGIISGFLMSMTLSLDDFVITFFVSGPGSSTLPLHIYSMLRFGVSPVINALSVIMIAVTVLLTLMSKNMQKYMIGRQKA; translated from the coding sequence ATGGAGCGTAAAAGGCTTTCGCCCGTCGTCTTCGGGCTGACGATGCTGTTCTTCTATCTGCCGCTGGTTCTGATGATGCTCTTCTCGTTCAACGAGGCGAAGACGATGATCTGGCAGGCCTTCTCGTTTCGCTGGTACGAAGAGCTTTTCATGAATTCCGATATGCTGTGGCGCGCCTTCGGCTTCAGCGTGCTTATCGCGGTCGCCTCGTCGACGCTGGCCTGCGCCCTCGGAACGGCCGGCGCCGTCGCGCTGCACTGGTATGACTTTCGCGGACGTCGTTATCTGAAGTTCGTCACCTATCTGCCGCTTATTATCCCCGACATCATCATGGGCGTTTCGCTCTTGATTTTTTTCGCCGCCGTGCACTTCAACCTCGGCCTGCAGACGATTTTCATAGCGCATACGACGTTCAGCGTCCCTTTTGTTCTGTTTATACTGCTGGCACGTCTCGAAGAATTCGACGACTCCGTCATTGAAGCGTCGCGAGATCTGGGTGCGGGCGAGTTCTATACGCTTCGCCGCGTGATTATTCCGATGCTGCTGCCGGGCATTATCAGCGGATTTCTCATGTCGATGACCCTTTCGCTTGACGATTTCGTCATCACCTTCTTTGTATCGGGCCCCGGATCTTCGACGCTGCCGCTGCATATCTACTCCATGCTACGTTTCGGTGTCTCTCCCGTAATCAATGCCCTTTCGGTAATTATGATTGCCGTCACGGTACTTCTCACTCTGATGAGCAAGAACATGCAGAAATACATGATCGGTCGACAGAAGGCATGA
- a CDS encoding DUF2452 domain-containing protein — MHNKNEPVIENRRSLSVPSRTLDPPIRLVDRAREIELADSSLRSHTEGKLDLILKQIRSLQEEARSILEKAERDAALHRVKCSFEKRIGQTIYLYEKEEGRYFSLLSPEDWNGSPPHTFIGAYSLNGDQSFTEVR, encoded by the coding sequence ATGCACAATAAGAACGAGCCCGTCATCGAAAACCGGCGCAGCCTGAGTGTGCCGTCCCGCACGCTTGATCCTCCGATCAGGCTGGTGGACCGGGCTCGCGAGATCGAACTCGCCGACAGCTCGCTTCGCAGCCATACCGAAGGAAAGCTCGATCTGATTCTCAAACAGATTCGCTCGCTACAGGAAGAGGCTCGCAGCATCCTCGAAAAGGCCGAGCGGGACGCCGCCCTGCATCGCGTGAAATGCAGCTTCGAGAAACGTATCGGCCAGACGATCTACCTCTACGAAAAAGAAGAAGGCCGGTATTTTTCTCTTCTCTCGCCGGAGGACTGGAACGGAAGCCCGCCGCATACCTTTATCGGCGCCTACTCTCTCAATGGCGATCAGAGTTTTACGGAGGTCCGTTAA
- a CDS encoding endonuclease/exonuclease/phosphatase family protein codes for MKRIALSIISFLLILFAGLYTWARLTTLHPAETQEETVSCAADAPQWDGRPLKVMSWNVQYMAGKSYVFFYDLPDGSGPDERPSHEEIEKTTLEVARIINDERPDVILLQELDDGASKTDYRDQLADVLGLLTDRYPCHASAFYMKSTFTPHPHIRGATGMKLSTISRYQMSKAIRHQLPTIPDNFVVKLFNFKRAVLEVRIPTTGKEAKKEAAFLNTHTDAFAQGTTTMQDQIDRIHGILSDLKAQGIPFVIGGDFNLLPPDFARTELHASVQVYYNDETEIAPLFKDFAPGATIEQLTGKDRAKYFTAYPNNPIASGPDRTIDYLFYDGFKMNRYYVRQHDTLKISDHLPLVGEFALP; via the coding sequence ATGAAACGTATCGCTCTGTCCATCATCAGTTTTTTACTGATCCTTTTCGCCGGCCTGTACACGTGGGCCCGACTCACGACGCTGCATCCGGCTGAGACGCAGGAAGAGACGGTCAGCTGCGCCGCTGACGCTCCGCAGTGGGACGGTCGGCCGCTCAAGGTGATGAGCTGGAACGTGCAGTATATGGCCGGCAAATCCTACGTCTTCTTCTATGATCTGCCCGATGGATCGGGCCCCGATGAACGGCCTTCTCACGAAGAAATCGAGAAAACGACGCTCGAAGTCGCTCGCATCATCAACGACGAAAGGCCCGACGTTATCCTTCTGCAAGAGCTCGACGATGGCGCCTCGAAGACCGACTATCGCGATCAGCTTGCCGATGTGCTCGGTCTTCTTACAGACAGGTATCCCTGTCATGCCTCGGCCTTCTATATGAAGTCGACCTTTACGCCGCATCCTCACATTCGCGGAGCTACGGGTATGAAGCTGTCGACGATCAGCCGCTATCAGATGAGCAAGGCGATCCGGCATCAGCTGCCGACGATTCCCGATAACTTCGTCGTGAAGCTTTTTAACTTTAAGCGTGCCGTGCTCGAGGTTCGTATTCCGACCACCGGCAAAGAAGCGAAAAAAGAAGCGGCCTTCCTCAATACGCATACGGACGCCTTCGCCCAGGGGACGACGACGATGCAGGATCAGATCGATCGCATTCATGGCATCCTTTCAGATCTGAAGGCACAGGGTATTCCGTTTGTCATCGGCGGCGATTTCAACCTGCTGCCGCCGGATTTCGCGCGTACCGAACTGCATGCAAGCGTGCAGGTGTATTATAACGACGAAACGGAGATCGCTCCGCTGTTCAAAGATTTTGCGCCAGGCGCCACCATCGAACAGTTAACGGGAAAAGACAGGGCGAAGTACTTTACGGCTTACCCGAATAACCCCATCGCCTCGGGGCCGGATCGTACGATCGACTATCTTTTCTATGACGGTTTCAAGATGAACCGTTATTATGTGCGCCAGCATGACACGCTGAAAATCTCGGATCATCTGCCGCTTGTGGGCGAGTTCGCTCTGCCCTGA
- a CDS encoding exonuclease SbcCD subunit D, which produces MRILHSSDWHLGRRLYGFHLLEDQAYVLEQFTRMAADTKPDLIVLAGDLYDIANPPAESIRLMNDVINRLVLDLKKRVLVISGNHDSADRIGFASRLLEESGLLMVGDLSRIGSPLRLKDEHGTVAFHPLPFVESGAIEAYLDRVAPGREPVLYGAAMGALLDHIRRGFRKKERNVLIAHLAVVGAAPTESEREIGATGIMDASLFYDFDYVALGHLHRPQSIGDRIRYSGSLLRYSESEAGQQKSASLVTIDGAGAVTIDALPFSPRRELHVLEGSYFDLRERIPEGVNTGDYIFFRFTESVPEPDADVHLRKRYPNFMNLRWAQTSVGSQDLPLIQEERMSDIELFRSFYEYTMGEQIDEEQNGLLVAAFDRLSQSEDA; this is translated from the coding sequence ATGAGAATACTGCATTCATCGGACTGGCATCTTGGCCGTCGCCTGTATGGCTTTCATCTGCTTGAAGATCAGGCCTATGTGCTTGAACAGTTTACCCGCATGGCCGCCGATACGAAGCCCGATCTCATCGTGCTTGCCGGCGATCTTTATGACATCGCCAATCCGCCCGCCGAATCCATCCGACTCATGAACGACGTCATCAACCGGCTTGTGCTTGATCTAAAGAAGCGCGTGCTTGTGATCTCGGGAAATCACGATAGCGCCGATCGCATCGGTTTTGCCTCACGCCTGCTTGAAGAGTCGGGGCTGCTCATGGTGGGGGATCTTTCGCGTATCGGATCGCCTTTGCGATTGAAAGACGAACACGGAACAGTCGCCTTTCATCCGCTTCCTTTTGTTGAATCGGGGGCGATCGAGGCCTATCTCGACAGGGTAGCGCCGGGCAGAGAGCCCGTGCTGTATGGAGCCGCCATGGGAGCGCTTCTGGATCACATACGTCGCGGCTTTCGCAAGAAAGAGCGCAACGTCCTGATCGCACACCTTGCCGTCGTCGGCGCCGCCCCCACCGAATCGGAGCGCGAGATCGGCGCCACCGGCATCATGGATGCCAGTCTCTTCTATGACTTCGATTATGTGGCGCTCGGCCACCTGCATCGGCCGCAGAGCATCGGCGACCGCATTCGGTATTCGGGCTCACTTCTGCGTTATTCAGAGTCCGAGGCGGGGCAGCAGAAATCGGCGTCGCTGGTTACGATCGACGGTGCCGGCGCCGTAACGATCGATGCGCTTCCCTTTTCGCCTCGTCGCGAGCTTCATGTGCTTGAAGGCAGCTACTTCGATCTGCGCGAGCGTATTCCCGAAGGTGTGAACACCGGGGACTATATCTTCTTTCGATTTACAGAAAGCGTTCCCGAGCCCGACGCCGACGTTCATCTGCGAAAGCGTTATCCGAATTTTATGAATCTGCGCTGGGCGCAGACCTCTGTGGGATCGCAAGATCTGCCTCTAATCCAGGAAGAGCGCATGAGCGACATCGAGTTGTTCCGATCGTTCTACGAATACACGATGGGCGAGCAGATCGACGAAGAACAGAACGGCCTTCTTGTCGCGGCGTTCGACCGACTGTCGCAAAGCGAGGATGCATGA
- a CDS encoding MarR family winged helix-turn-helix transcriptional regulator, whose protein sequence is MEKRIVLDEQIGFNLYRLSLLFRRELLRCLGEYSLTPEQWQALVTLWGKDRLSQSEIAAVTLQDAPTVSRMLARMERDGWVHREVDAADQRISRVVLTEAGRNLADVLPGRVLSHFGALLSPFPQEKQAILLGMLRELRVIFEAIDEKGDHRRAEIG, encoded by the coding sequence ATGGAAAAGCGCATCGTACTCGACGAGCAGATCGGATTCAATCTCTACCGTCTTTCGCTTCTGTTTCGCCGGGAGCTGCTCCGCTGTCTGGGCGAATACTCGCTCACTCCCGAGCAGTGGCAGGCGCTTGTTACCCTCTGGGGAAAGGATCGCCTGAGTCAGAGCGAGATCGCCGCCGTTACCCTTCAGGATGCGCCCACCGTATCGCGTATGCTGGCCCGCATGGAGCGCGACGGGTGGGTTCATAGAGAGGTTGATGCGGCCGATCAGCGGATCAGTCGCGTCGTTCTTACCGAGGCGGGCCGCAATCTTGCCGATGTGCTGCCCGGGCGTGTGCTGTCACATTTTGGCGCTCTTCTCTCGCCGTTCCCGCAAGAGAAGCAGGCGATACTGCTCGGTATGCTTCGCGAGCTGCGAGTGATCTTTGAGGCCATCGACGAGAAAGGCGATCATCGTCGCGCAGAGATCGGTTAA
- a CDS encoding helix-turn-helix transcriptional regulator, whose protein sequence is MTAFFLIPLSAFLADLLLIIVLRRRRDTFGRAFLLLAIFLAGANLLLVFQLISADEKTAGLLFHAMRHALFPVPVILLALSVLLSGRKLSSPVLLFPLGLLFIFLVLINLAFFSGSSILVAGMKRHTFGFFPVLNTPGLLLLSTLFGACFLLSMSVLLQPKEASVVDHPLKRRLPVLFFLWWVGFSLNLIPLSGQAFPPVGMAVDALICILFASHLISSDDRLFRTSEMLGALSASALGGTLVLLLLPEQPGSVQTATVMIACALSALLWTRIIQSSPKPSGDFSSTALTKQENRICELINEGYSRKQIAFFLGVTEGTLRNHLMNIYAKLLEGDDGRDRFQRLTVLIKKASGKT, encoded by the coding sequence ATGACGGCTTTTTTTCTTATACCGCTCTCGGCTTTTCTGGCCGATCTGCTTTTAATCATCGTACTGCGCAGGCGAAGAGATACCTTCGGTCGTGCGTTTCTGTTGCTGGCCATTTTTCTTGCCGGCGCAAACCTGTTGCTTGTATTCCAGCTCATATCTGCCGACGAGAAAACGGCCGGCTTGCTCTTTCACGCGATGCGGCATGCGCTGTTCCCTGTACCGGTAATCCTGCTCGCCCTGTCCGTACTTCTTTCGGGTCGAAAGCTGTCTTCGCCGGTGCTGCTTTTCCCGCTCGGCCTGCTTTTCATTTTTCTCGTGCTGATCAATCTCGCCTTTTTCAGCGGAAGCTCCATTCTTGTCGCGGGCATGAAACGGCATACGTTCGGATTCTTCCCCGTTCTCAATACACCGGGCTTACTGCTGCTCAGCACCCTTTTCGGGGCTTGCTTTCTACTCTCGATGAGCGTTCTTCTGCAACCGAAAGAGGCCTCTGTCGTCGACCATCCCCTGAAGAGACGTCTGCCTGTTCTGTTTTTCCTGTGGTGGGTCGGATTTTCGTTGAACCTCATCCCATTGAGCGGGCAGGCCTTTCCGCCGGTGGGCATGGCTGTCGACGCCCTGATCTGCATTCTCTTCGCCTCTCATCTGATCAGCAGCGACGACCGCTTGTTTCGCACCTCTGAAATGCTCGGAGCTCTCTCTGCCAGCGCTCTGGGCGGAACGCTTGTCCTGTTGCTGCTTCCCGAGCAGCCGGGATCCGTGCAGACGGCCACTGTTATGATTGCCTGCGCCCTCTCGGCGCTGCTCTGGACGCGCATCATTCAATCCTCGCCGAAGCCATCCGGTGATTTCTCTTCTACCGCTCTCACCAAACAGGAGAATCGCATCTGCGAGTTGATCAATGAAGGCTACAGCCGGAAGCAGATCGCCTTCTTTCTTGGAGTTACGGAAGGAACACTGCGAAACCATCTGATGAACATTTACGCGAAACTGCTCGAAGGCGATGATGGACGCGATCGCTTTCAGAGGCTCACCGTCTTAATTAAGAAGGCTTCGGGCAAAACATGA
- a CDS encoding acyl-CoA thioesterase: protein MKEVILPYTVPYADTDQMSVVYYANYFVYFERLRNELIRSSGRSYREIEASGLRFPVIEAHCEYFKSALYDDRIEIRGRIAVVEGGRFRVDYRVMRGEEVLVTGHTWHLCISHEGRPRRLPPDILKLAAEQA, encoded by the coding sequence ATGAAAGAAGTTATCCTGCCTTATACCGTACCCTATGCCGATACCGATCAGATGTCGGTCGTTTATTATGCGAACTACTTCGTGTATTTCGAGCGCTTGCGCAACGAACTTATTCGCAGCTCGGGCCGCAGCTACAGGGAGATCGAGGCATCCGGACTGCGCTTTCCCGTAATCGAGGCGCATTGCGAGTATTTCAAATCCGCTCTTTATGATGATCGCATCGAGATCCGCGGCCGAATCGCCGTCGTCGAAGGCGGACGCTTTCGCGTCGATTACAGGGTGATGCGCGGCGAGGAAGTGCTCGTTACGGGCCATACGTGGCATCTGTGCATCAGCCACGAAGGCCGTCCGAGACGCCTTCCTCCCGACATACTGAAGTTAGCCGCCGAGCAGGCGTAG
- a CDS encoding ABC transporter permease gives MQDRNRGLLYASPLLLWITIFFAVPSAIVVLYSFLERGTYGGVKWNLSFEAYRNFIDPNFLHVLWITFYISVAVSIIAIVLALPTAYFIARSRRRNLLLMLIIIPFWTNFLIRVYAFIALLGNNGFVNRGLMEVFGLTEPVQMLYNVGAVVLITVYTYLPYAILPLYASIEKFDFSLLEAARDLGASKFQAMWKVFVPGIRPGLMTALLFTFIPAMGSYAVPQLVGGKDSMMLGNVIARELTVTRNWPMASAISVVLMAVTAVGIVLFMRYSAREDEHGA, from the coding sequence ATGCAGGATCGTAATCGCGGGCTGCTTTACGCCTCGCCCCTTCTTTTATGGATAACGATCTTCTTCGCCGTTCCTTCGGCCATCGTCGTGCTTTACAGCTTTCTTGAGCGCGGCACCTACGGCGGCGTGAAGTGGAATCTCTCGTTCGAGGCGTATCGTAATTTTATTGATCCGAACTTTCTTCACGTGCTCTGGATTACCTTCTATATCTCGGTCGCCGTTTCGATTATCGCCATCGTGCTCGCTCTGCCGACGGCGTATTTTATCGCTCGATCGCGACGGCGCAATCTGCTGCTCATGCTCATTATCATACCGTTCTGGACGAACTTTCTGATTCGCGTCTATGCCTTCATCGCTCTGCTCGGCAATAACGGTTTTGTGAATCGCGGTTTGATGGAGGTTTTTGGTCTGACCGAACCCGTGCAGATGCTGTATAACGTCGGCGCCGTCGTCCTGATCACCGTCTATACATATCTTCCGTATGCCATCCTGCCTCTTTACGCCTCTATCGAGAAATTCGATTTCTCTCTGCTTGAGGCGGCCCGTGATCTTGGAGCGTCCAAGTTTCAGGCGATGTGGAAGGTCTTTGTTCCCGGCATCCGGCCGGGGCTGATGACCGCTCTGCTTTTTACGTTTATTCCGGCGATGGGCTCGTATGCCGTACCGCAGCTCGTCGGCGGAAAGGATTCGATGATGCTGGGCAACGTCATTGCGCGGGAGCTGACGGTAACGCGAAACTGGCCTATGGCCTCGGCGATCTCAGTCGTGCTTATGGCCGTAACCGCCGTCGGTATCGTTCTTTTCATGCGCTATTCGGCGCGGGAGGACGAACATGGAGCGTAA
- a CDS encoding extracellular solute-binding protein: MIRETFRKQGFRILLSLSAILLLSVGCSKGEANKKLYVYNWSEYMPDEVIAEFEKETGIDVVYDVYSSNEEMYAKIKAGGGGYDIAFPSSDYAKIMIGEGMLQKVDRSKLDNMKHLDPDFLAKMTFDPQHDYAVPYAMGAVGIAVNTKYVKDFPRSFDIFKMEKYKNRMTLLDDMREIISSALLIHGYDQGSTDPEALRKAKEEALAWKKNILRFDSEGFGKAFASEEYWVAHGYAENINSELSDEQKKHFVYFIPEKGAMMAIDSMVLLKDAKNVEAAHRFMNFIMRPEVYVKIVEHFNMPSINVEARKLKSIPDLYPIEELKRATVLEDIGDAVQVHNKIWEEIKLAR, encoded by the coding sequence GTGATTCGAGAAACTTTCCGCAAGCAGGGATTTCGCATCCTGCTTTCGCTATCAGCGATTCTGCTTCTCTCCGTCGGCTGCTCTAAGGGCGAGGCGAATAAGAAGCTCTACGTATATAACTGGTCCGAGTATATGCCCGACGAGGTCATCGCCGAATTCGAGAAAGAGACGGGCATCGACGTCGTCTATGACGTCTATTCTTCGAACGAAGAGATGTACGCGAAGATCAAGGCCGGCGGCGGCGGCTATGATATCGCCTTCCCGTCGTCGGACTATGCAAAGATCATGATCGGCGAGGGCATGTTACAGAAGGTCGATCGCTCGAAGCTCGACAATATGAAGCATCTTGATCCCGATTTTCTGGCAAAGATGACCTTCGATCCGCAGCACGACTATGCCGTTCCGTATGCGATGGGCGCCGTCGGCATCGCCGTGAACACGAAGTATGTGAAAGATTTTCCGCGCAGCTTCGACATCTTCAAAATGGAGAAGTATAAGAATCGCATGACGTTACTTGACGACATGCGTGAGATCATCTCGTCTGCGCTGCTGATTCACGGCTACGATCAGGGCTCGACAGATCCGGAGGCTCTGAGGAAGGCGAAAGAAGAGGCCCTTGCCTGGAAGAAGAACATCCTGCGTTTTGATTCCGAAGGCTTCGGCAAGGCCTTCGCCTCTGAAGAATACTGGGTCGCTCACGGGTACGCAGAGAATATCAACTCCGAACTGTCAGACGAACAGAAGAAGCACTTCGTCTACTTCATTCCTGAAAAAGGCGCCATGATGGCCATCGACAGCATGGTTCTTCTGAAAGACGCAAAGAACGTCGAAGCGGCCCATCGCTTCATGAACTTCATCATGCGCCCGGAAGTGTATGTTAAAATCGTCGAGCATTTCAATATGCCGTCGATCAACGTCGAGGCCCGCAAGCTGAAGTCCATCCCCGATCTGTATCCGATTGAGGAGCTGAAGCGAGCCACCGTGCTTGAAGATATCGGCGACGCTGTTCAGGTGCATAACAAGATCTGGGAAGAGATCAAGCTCGCCCGATAA